The following proteins come from a genomic window of Thiothrix winogradskyi:
- a CDS encoding rubredoxin encodes MSAPLNTFEGSYLGHADRIADNARLECKICWHVYDPAVGDDYWQISAGTPFSALPDHWRCPECDGDKHQFMLLHESA; translated from the coding sequence ATGAGCGCACCCCTCAATACGTTTGAAGGTTCGTACCTCGGTCATGCCGACCGGATTGCGGATAATGCCCGGTTGGAATGCAAGATTTGCTGGCACGTTTACGACCCCGCTGTGGGGGATGATTACTGGCAAATTTCCGCCGGAACGCCGTTTAGCGCATTGCCTGATCACTGGCGCTGCCCAGAATGTGATGGCGATAAACATCAATTCATGTTGTTGCATGAGTCTGCCTGA
- a CDS encoding Uma2 family endonuclease: MSAAQQLQELYTYADYAKWPEGEHWELIDGVAYAMAAPSRQHQDVVLELGSQILQHLRGKPCRPYVAPFDVRLPRQQEADDKVDTTVQPDISVICERSKLDDKGCRGAPDWIIEVVSPSSAIMDMEKKRRLYERHGVKEYWIVHPSDRWLMVYTLGEDGKYGQFQLFGLDEPATVGLFPELSIDWAFLNDDQIG, encoded by the coding sequence ATGAGTGCAGCACAACAGTTACAGGAACTGTACACCTACGCTGATTACGCAAAATGGCCGGAAGGTGAACATTGGGAACTGATTGACGGTGTGGCGTATGCAATGGCAGCACCGTCAAGGCAACATCAGGATGTGGTATTGGAATTAGGCTCGCAAATTTTGCAACATCTACGCGGTAAACCTTGCCGCCCTTATGTCGCCCCGTTTGATGTCCGTCTGCCACGCCAACAGGAAGCTGACGACAAGGTGGATACCACCGTGCAGCCTGATATTTCGGTGATTTGTGAGCGTAGCAAGCTTGATGATAAAGGCTGTCGCGGTGCGCCGGACTGGATTATTGAGGTCGTGTCGCCGTCTTCCGCGATTATGGACATGGAAAAAAAGCGCAGGCTTTACGAACGGCACGGGGTCAAAGAATACTGGATTGTTCACCCGTCTGACCGCTGGTTGATGGTGTATACCTTGGGCGAAGACGGCAAATACGGGCAGTTCCAACTGTTTGGGTTGGATGAGCCTGCGACCGTTGGCTTGTTCCCAGAATTGAGCATTGACTGGGCGTTTTTGAATGATGATCAAATAGGGTAA
- a CDS encoding HypC/HybG/HupF family hydrogenase formation chaperone has translation MCLGIPGQITELVDLEFLVAKVDIGGVKRDVIITCVVDDEHPAESCVGDWVLVHAGFAMSRLDEEEAARTLALLAELGDMQAEIDLMRQVETSA, from the coding sequence ATGTGCCTCGGCATCCCCGGACAAATTACCGAACTGGTTGACCTTGAATTTCTCGTGGCTAAAGTGGACATCGGCGGGGTGAAACGCGATGTCATTATCACTTGTGTGGTCGATGATGAACACCCGGCTGAAAGTTGCGTGGGCGATTGGGTGCTGGTACACGCCGGTTTCGCGATGAGCCGGTTGGATGAGGAAGAAGCCGCACGCACGCTAGCCTTGCTGGCAGAACTCGGTGATATGCAGGCTGAGATCGACCTGATGCGGCAAGTGGAGACTTCCGCATGA
- a CDS encoding YkgJ family cysteine cluster protein, which yields MTKKAAYGKPQRLKFPAAEAENKWLGYAFDAYYRADVGVAKGIQQEERNGHKLACAKGCSNCCKSHTTIPIFPLELLGLYWYVTKIMPAETRTRLKPQLANHVAGQPCPFLLEGACSVHPMRPLACRHFNVFGKTCVEGEDAFYTRREDVLTPLKVHQDAAYEAMLPFHGMVTPEQKQAAMQHGYVQQQARVLQEIDWAHLAARITE from the coding sequence ATGACTAAAAAAGCCGCTTACGGCAAACCCCAACGCCTAAAATTCCCCGCTGCTGAAGCCGAAAACAAATGGCTGGGTTACGCCTTCGACGCTTATTACCGCGCTGATGTCGGTGTCGCTAAAGGCATCCAGCAAGAGGAGCGTAATGGTCATAAACTCGCCTGTGCGAAAGGCTGTTCCAATTGTTGCAAGAGCCACACCACTATTCCGATTTTTCCGCTGGAATTGCTGGGGCTGTATTGGTATGTCACTAAAATCATGCCCGCTGAAACACGTACCCGTTTGAAGCCGCAACTGGCGAATCATGTGGCAGGGCAACCTTGCCCGTTTTTGCTGGAGGGCGCTTGCAGCGTGCACCCGATGCGCCCGCTGGCGTGCCGCCATTTCAATGTGTTTGGCAAAACGTGTGTGGAAGGCGAGGATGCTTTCTATACGCGCCGCGAGGATGTGTTGACCCCGCTCAAAGTGCATCAGGATGCGGCTTATGAGGCGATGTTGCCGTTTCATGGCATGGTCACGCCGGAGCAGAAACAGGCAGCGATGCAGCATGGTTACGTGCAACAACAAGCGCGGGTCTTGCAGGAAATTGATTGGGCGCATTTAGCCGCACGGATTACCGAGTAA
- a CDS encoding hydrogenase expression/formation protein, translating to MMNMHLLGIPVVGMGSQPEEDDELNYMQMPQGMATYRPTILPEQEDLADYPQVFTLLQQAQDLLDVGAGHLDLSAAQPAEKRLLNQILGEGEVSILFDTGNGGHIEIQETSLPGVWWHRTLDALKTCVDESVEVAGIPDLIRNTTFANAAPVLALPDVQHLPEGVINAPGLLAELQEQVQQQYVGHVINLTLLPLSPEDLECITQTLSVGKAAILSRGYGNCRITATAIRHVWWVQYFNSSDTLILNTLEVVVVPLVACASSEDLADSRERLQEIREALQ from the coding sequence ATGATGAATATGCACTTATTGGGAATTCCCGTCGTCGGCATGGGATCGCAGCCGGAAGAAGACGATGAATTAAACTACATGCAGATGCCGCAGGGTATGGCGACTTACCGCCCCACGATTTTGCCGGAACAAGAGGATTTAGCGGATTACCCGCAGGTGTTTACCTTGCTGCAACAGGCTCAGGATTTGTTGGATGTGGGGGCAGGGCATCTTGATTTGTCCGCCGCGCAGCCTGCTGAAAAACGCTTGCTTAACCAGATTCTGGGTGAGGGCGAAGTCAGCATTCTGTTTGATACCGGCAATGGCGGGCACATCGAAATTCAGGAAACCAGCCTGCCCGGTGTGTGGTGGCATCGTACCTTGGACGCGCTCAAAACCTGTGTGGATGAAAGCGTGGAAGTGGCGGGGATTCCCGATTTGATTCGCAACACGACCTTTGCGAATGCTGCGCCGGTGCTAGCATTGCCTGATGTGCAGCATTTGCCGGAAGGTGTGATCAATGCGCCGGGTTTGCTGGCGGAATTGCAGGAGCAAGTGCAACAGCAATACGTGGGGCATGTAATCAACCTGACCTTGCTACCGCTGTCGCCTGAAGACCTTGAGTGCATTACGCAAACTTTGAGTGTGGGCAAAGCGGCGATTCTGTCGCGGGGTTATGGCAATTGCCGGATTACCGCCACCGCTATCCGCCATGTGTGGTGGGTGCAGTATTTTAATTCTAGCGATACCCTGATTTTGAACACGCTGGAAGTGGTTGTCGTGCCATTGGTGGCGTGTGCCTCCAGCGAAGACTTGGCGGATAGCCGCGAGCGTTTGCAGGAAATCCGTGAGGCATTGCAATGA
- a CDS encoding type I restriction enzyme endonuclease domain-containing protein — protein sequence MSRFTEQRLEQAIITLLGEQGYPHVPGESIARSPQEVLLKDDLRAYLASQYPTFWDNRDDIKAELKVDLIILLAQHGYPPVDCDEVYKEIFEQATNFKKYRGQA from the coding sequence ATGAGCCGTTTTACCGAACAACGCTTAGAGCAAGCCATCATCACCCTGCTGGGCGAACAAGGCTACCCGCACGTTCCCGGTGAATCCATTGCCCGTAGCCCGCAAGAAGTCCTGCTCAAAGACGACCTTCGCGCCTACCTTGCCAGCCAATACCCTACATTCTGGGATAACCGTGACGACATCAAAGCGGAACTCAAAGTGGATTTGATTATCCTGCTGGCGCAGCACGGCTATCCGCCGGTTGACTGCGATGAGGTGTACAAGGAAATCTTTGAGCAGGCGACGAATTTCAAGAAATACCGGGGGCAGGCGTAG
- a CDS encoding metallophosphatase domain-containing protein, protein MNLTFISDTHSLHDRLPAIDAGDVLIHCGDFTGRGTLDDTLNFAEFIAAQPFTHKIVIAGNHDWCFEDKRRKIAEHILKEYGLIYLNDSGIEIDSVKFWGSPVQPEFCDWAFNRERGADIRQHWDKIPTDTDVLITHGPASGILDQCYNGFNAGCEDLLHAIKRIKPRIHASGHIHEGYGKKKVGKTVFINACVLDERYQVRNPPIVVKL, encoded by the coding sequence ATGAACCTAACCTTCATCTCCGACACCCATTCCCTGCACGACCGCTTACCCGCTATCGACGCAGGCGACGTGCTGATCCATTGCGGCGATTTCACCGGACGCGGCACACTGGACGACACGCTGAATTTCGCCGAATTCATCGCAGCGCAGCCTTTCACCCATAAGATCGTGATTGCCGGAAACCACGACTGGTGCTTTGAAGACAAACGCCGCAAAATCGCCGAACACATCCTCAAAGAATACGGTCTCATCTACCTCAACGACTCCGGCATCGAAATTGATAGCGTGAAATTCTGGGGTTCGCCTGTGCAACCCGAATTCTGTGACTGGGCATTCAACCGCGAACGCGGCGCAGACATTCGCCAACACTGGGACAAAATCCCCACCGACACCGATGTACTGATTACCCACGGCCCCGCGTCCGGCATCCTCGACCAGTGTTACAACGGTTTCAACGCCGGGTGCGAAGACCTATTGCACGCTATCAAACGCATCAAACCGCGCATCCACGCCAGCGGGCACATCCACGAAGGCTACGGCAAAAAGAAAGTCGGCAAGACCGTGTTCATCAACGCCTGTGTTCTGGATGAACGCTATCAGGTGCGGAATCCACCGATTGTGGTGAAGTTATGA
- the hypE gene encoding hydrogenase expression/formation protein HypE — translation MHQLVDDLIRSTFSNPLLEEGEDQARIPLAELVAQGDRLAFTTDSYVVTPLEFPGGNIGTLAINGTVNDLAVGGAKPLYLSCGFIIEEGLPLEIFARILQAMRLAADEAGVQIVTGDTKVVQRGGADKLFINTAGVGVIPAGFNPSAGGAQVGDVVIVNGWLGDHGAAILNARGDLALEADIESDCAPLNALVEAMFAVCPDIHCLRDATRGGLATVLNEFAERSGVDMVLKEDTLPIRTPVRGMCEILGLDPLYLANEGKLVAVVPAAAALAVVAAMQRIPAGYHACIIGEVQEGDGHVILQTAFGGERIVDMLPGEQLPRIC, via the coding sequence ATGCACCAACTGGTCGACGACCTAATCCGTAGCACCTTCAGCAATCCGCTACTAGAAGAAGGCGAAGACCAAGCCCGCATCCCACTTGCAGAACTGGTTGCGCAAGGCGACCGCTTGGCATTCACCACCGATTCTTACGTTGTCACCCCGTTGGAGTTCCCCGGTGGCAATATCGGTACACTCGCCATCAATGGCACGGTTAACGATCTCGCTGTCGGGGGCGCGAAACCGCTGTACCTGAGTTGCGGTTTCATTATTGAAGAAGGTTTGCCGTTGGAAATCTTTGCTCGCATTTTACAAGCGATGCGCTTGGCGGCGGATGAGGCAGGTGTGCAAATCGTCACGGGTGATACCAAAGTGGTGCAACGCGGCGGCGCGGATAAGTTGTTTATCAATACCGCTGGCGTGGGCGTGATTCCAGCAGGTTTCAACCCGTCCGCTGGCGGTGCGCAAGTGGGTGATGTGGTGATTGTCAACGGCTGGTTGGGTGATCATGGTGCAGCAATCCTGAATGCGCGGGGTGATTTGGCGTTGGAAGCGGATATTGAATCCGATTGCGCCCCGTTGAATGCCTTGGTGGAAGCGATGTTTGCGGTTTGCCCCGACATTCATTGCTTGCGCGATGCAACCCGTGGCGGGTTGGCGACGGTGCTGAATGAATTTGCGGAACGTTCCGGCGTGGATATGGTGCTGAAGGAAGATACGTTGCCGATTCGTACCCCGGTGCGCGGTATGTGCGAAATTCTGGGGCTAGACCCGCTGTATTTGGCGAATGAAGGCAAGCTGGTCGCCGTTGTTCCGGCAGCGGCAGCGTTGGCGGTAGTGGCGGCGATGCAGCGCATCCCCGCAGGCTATCACGCTTGTATTATCGGCGAAGTGCAGGAAGGCGACGGGCATGTGATCTTGCAAACCGCTTTCGGTGGGGAACGGATTGTTGATATGCTGCCGGGAGAGCAGTTACCGCGCATTTGCTGA
- the hypD gene encoding hydrogenase formation protein HypD — MKYMDEFRDPATAKKLVEEIKRLAPIARGQRDMPLQIMEFCGGHTHTLFKYGIESMLPADIEMVHGPGCPVCVLPMARVDDCVAIAEQPGVIFTTFGDAMRVPGTRKSLLQAKADGCDVRMVYSPMDALAIARKNPERDIVFFALGFETTMPSTALTLLQAHREGLKNFSLFCNHITTPATMRAILTDPDLRLDGFLAPGHVSMVIGAHPYDFVTRDYHKPLVITGFEPLDILQALWMLVKQFAEGRCEVENQYARIVPEAGNVAGLKAIAEVYETREHSEFRGLGNIGDAGIQIREAYAAYDAERKFKLQAAASTHDPEHLKCADVLRGVMKPWECPAFAKTCNPQNPLGALMVSPEGSCAAYYAYGKLAKRKETA; from the coding sequence ATGAAATACATGGATGAATTCCGTGACCCGGCTACCGCCAAAAAACTGGTGGAGGAAATCAAACGCCTTGCACCCATCGCTCGCGGTCAACGCGATATGCCGCTGCAAATCATGGAATTCTGCGGTGGGCATACCCACACCTTATTCAAATACGGCATTGAGTCAATGTTGCCTGCTGACATTGAAATGGTGCATGGCCCCGGCTGTCCGGTATGCGTCTTACCAATGGCACGGGTCGACGATTGCGTAGCCATTGCGGAACAGCCCGGCGTGATTTTTACTACGTTTGGCGATGCCATGCGTGTACCCGGTACGCGCAAAAGTTTGCTGCAAGCCAAGGCGGATGGTTGCGATGTGCGCATGGTGTATTCGCCGATGGATGCGCTCGCCATTGCCCGCAAAAATCCTGAGCGCGACATAGTGTTTTTTGCGTTGGGGTTTGAAACGACTATGCCGAGTACGGCGCTGACGCTGTTGCAGGCACACCGCGAAGGGCTGAAAAACTTTTCGCTGTTCTGCAATCACATTACCACGCCTGCGACGATGCGGGCGATTCTCACCGACCCCGATTTGCGGCTGGACGGTTTCCTCGCACCCGGTCACGTCAGCATGGTGATCGGCGCACATCCGTATGATTTCGTGACCCGCGATTATCACAAGCCGTTGGTGATTACCGGGTTTGAGCCGCTGGATATTTTGCAAGCCTTGTGGATGCTGGTGAAACAGTTTGCCGAAGGGCGTTGCGAAGTCGAGAATCAATATGCGCGGATTGTGCCGGAAGCGGGCAATGTCGCGGGGTTGAAAGCCATTGCCGAGGTGTACGAAACGCGGGAACACAGCGAGTTTCGGGGCTTGGGCAATATTGGCGATGCGGGTATCCAGATTCGGGAAGCGTATGCGGCTTACGATGCGGAGAGGAAGTTTAAGCTCCAAGCGGCGGCGAGTACGCATGATCCCGAACACCTCAAGTGCGCGGATGTATTGCGCGGGGTCATGAAGCCGTGGGAATGCCCAGCGTTTGCGAAGACGTGCAATCCGCAGAATCCGTTGGGGGCGTTGATGGTGTCGCCGGAAGGTTCGTGCGCGGCGTATTACGCTTATGGCAAGCTGGCGAAACGCAAGGAAACCGCATGA
- a CDS encoding N-6 DNA methylase — MGYAGNLGEVSADTFFKELTSADIADTYHRWRMADTCEDGGCKGGSRTAPTGYVDIAGFCKAATLADIKANDYVLTPGRYVGAAEIADDGIAFETKIRKNLAVLGYGE, encoded by the coding sequence GTGGGATACGCGGGAAATTTGGGGGAAGTGTCTGCCGATACCTTTTTCAAGGAATTGACCAGCGCGGATATTGCCGATACCTATCACCGTTGGCGTATGGCTGATACGTGTGAGGATGGTGGGTGTAAGGGCGGTTCGCGAACCGCCCCTACGGGGTATGTGGATATTGCGGGGTTTTGTAAAGCGGCGACATTGGCTGACATCAAAGCCAACGATTATGTGCTGACGCCGGGGCGCTATGTCGGCGCAGCAGAAATCGCCGACGACGGCATCGCGTTTGAAACCAAGATTCGCAAGAATTTGGCGGTGTTGGGGTATGGGGAATAA
- a CDS encoding type II toxin-antitoxin system YafQ family toxin: protein MAKRHKDMEKVQTVIGLLANDDESLELHDLTLARTGTHADLFKK, encoded by the coding sequence ATGGCGAAACGGCATAAAGATATGGAGAAAGTACAAACCGTCATTGGGCTGCTGGCGAATGACGATGAGTCGCTGGAATTGCACGATTTAACCCTCGCCAGGACGGGTACGCACGCTGACCTGTTTAAGAAATAA
- a CDS encoding transposase has translation MKYNPDIHHRRSIRLKNYDYSCAGMYFVTICIENRECLLGEVIEGQMHMSDAGRIVAETWQWLASQHDYIVLDEWVIMPNHIHGIIAIVDAGRDGSRTAPTEKQKPLGRLIGAFKTVSSKRINIMRDSPGSKLWQRNYWEHIVRNEQSLQQIRQYIVHNPQTWIDDQLNPVLA, from the coding sequence ATGAAATATAATCCTGACATCCATCACCGTAGATCCATCAGATTGAAAAATTATGATTATTCCTGTGCTGGGATGTATTTCGTTACTATTTGCATTGAAAACCGCGAATGTCTTTTGGGTGAAGTTATTGAGGGACAAATGCACATGAGCGATGCCGGGCGGATTGTTGCTGAGACATGGCAATGGCTGGCATCTCAACATGATTACATCGTACTGGATGAGTGGGTGATTATGCCTAACCATATTCACGGAATTATCGCGATCGTTGATGCCGGTAGGGACGGTTCGCGAACCGCCCCTACGGAAAAACAAAAACCATTAGGGCGTTTGATTGGCGCATTTAAGACCGTATCAAGCAAACGTATCAATATCATGCGAGATTCCCCCGGTAGTAAGCTATGGCAACGCAATTATTGGGAGCATATCGTGCGTAATGAGCAATCACTGCAACAAATACGCCAATACATTGTTCACAACCCACAAACGTGGATAGATGACCAATTAAATCCGGTATTAGCATGA
- the hybE gene encoding [NiFe]-hydrogenase assembly chaperone HybE: MSLPDPRIALLEAHFREVEMTRMRDVPILNPALQVEAVGFQSIESGCLGVLITPWFMNLVWLPSVERGADMPDSPLLALPSGEYECQPNHALSVGKFYTCSLFSPVLQFEDQATAVLTAQEVMKLLLGVPPSANVSRRDFLRGKFS, encoded by the coding sequence ATGAGTCTGCCTGATCCACGCATTGCGTTACTGGAAGCGCATTTCCGCGAAGTGGAAATGACGCGGATGCGGGATGTGCCGATCCTTAACCCGGCATTACAGGTGGAAGCGGTGGGTTTTCAATCCATTGAGTCAGGTTGTTTGGGGGTGTTGATTACCCCGTGGTTTATGAATCTGGTGTGGTTGCCGTCAGTTGAGAGGGGGGCAGACATGCCGGATTCGCCTTTGCTGGCCTTGCCATCGGGTGAGTATGAATGCCAGCCTAATCATGCGTTGAGCGTCGGCAAGTTTTATACCTGTTCCTTGTTTTCTCCGGTGTTACAATTTGAGGATCAGGCGACGGCGGTACTGACAGCGCAGGAAGTGATGAAACTGCTGCTCGGCGTACCCCCCTCTGCCAATGTCTCGCGGCGCGACTTTTTGCGCGGCAAATTTTCGTAA
- a CDS encoding carbamoyltransferase HypF, with product MAQRIRITGLVQGVGFRPNVWRLAQACGIAGTVRNDSSGVLIEAWGSDAALADFQQQLRTDIPPLARLDSLQVMLLDAPCPHDDFRIIASESGEIHTGVVADAAMCPACRVDIFEASNRRYRYPFTNCTHCGPRLSIVRTIPYDRANTSMAEFAQCPDCLREYTDPADRRFHAQPNACPTCGPSVWLEDMAGQGIEPTAAERDCIDTASRLLREGCIIALMGLGGVHLVCDAINETAVATLRQRKHRYQKPLALMARDIEVIRQYCYVSDAEAALLQGRHAPIVLLERKIPPIPSPSPARGEGSKRQESGGLSCSLTPCGGGLGWGVSSALNTLGFMLPYTPLHALLLESWDTPLIMTSANLSEEPQCITVDETRQRMQGIADYLLLHNRPIVNRVDDSVARILAGKPRLLRRARGYAPEPLTLPAGFANAPPLLAMGGELKNTFALLRDGQAILSQHLGDLEDARTGREYTHTLRLYRDLFQHQPQAIVVDKHPGYRSTQLGQQWAREQGLPLIDVQHHHAHVAACMAENGWSVEGGKVLGIVLDGLGYGDDGTLWGGEFLLADYSNYERIGHFKPVAMPGGTQAILQPWRNTWAHLHALGWSEVSTCFANLELIQYLQQQPLATLETMLTRGLNSPLSSSCGRLFDAVAAALNCSRDGISYEGQAALELEALTPVCLLNIVPAYPFGLEKNAAGCWEIDPAPLWYELLKDLQTGYCREAIAAQFHQGLIHVISELAQRLWVEYPEIQAVALSGGVFQNAILFNGISQRLQGLGQQVLTHQYVPTNDGGIALGQAVIGAMRQKQAYYAP from the coding sequence GTGGCGCAACGCATTCGTATCACTGGTTTGGTGCAAGGCGTCGGTTTCCGCCCCAACGTTTGGCGCTTGGCGCAGGCGTGCGGCATTGCAGGCACGGTGCGCAATGACAGCAGCGGCGTGCTAATCGAAGCGTGGGGCAGTGATGCTGCACTGGCTGATTTTCAACAGCAATTACGCACGGATATTCCCCCGCTGGCACGCTTGGATAGCCTGCAAGTGATGTTGTTGGATGCGCCTTGTCCGCATGACGATTTCCGCATTATCGCCAGCGAATCCGGCGAGATTCATACCGGGGTGGTGGCGGATGCAGCCATGTGTCCGGCTTGTCGCGTCGATATTTTCGAGGCGAGCAATCGTCGTTACCGTTATCCCTTCACCAATTGCACGCATTGTGGGCCGCGTCTGAGCATTGTGCGCACCATTCCCTACGACCGTGCGAATACTAGCATGGCGGAGTTTGCGCAATGTCCCGACTGCTTGCGCGAATACACTGATCCTGCCGATCGGCGTTTTCATGCGCAACCGAATGCTTGTCCGACGTGTGGCCCCAGCGTTTGGTTGGAAGACATGGCGGGGCAGGGGATTGAACCAACTGCTGCGGAGCGTGATTGCATCGACACTGCCAGCCGCTTGCTACGTGAAGGTTGTATTATCGCGCTGATGGGTTTGGGGGGCGTGCATCTCGTTTGCGATGCGATCAATGAAACTGCTGTAGCAACCTTGCGTCAGCGTAAACACCGTTATCAGAAACCGTTGGCGTTGATGGCACGGGATATAGAGGTTATTCGCCAATATTGCTACGTAAGCGATGCAGAAGCAGCATTATTGCAAGGTAGGCACGCGCCGATTGTGTTGTTGGAACGCAAGATCCCCCCCATCCCCAGCCCTTCCCCCGCAAGGGGTGAAGGGAGTAAGAGGCAAGAATCTGGCGGTCTTTCTTGTTCCCTCACCCCTTGCGGGGGAGGGTTAGGGTGGGGGGTATCTTCTGCACTCAATACCCTCGGCTTCATGCTCCCCTACACCCCCCTCCATGCCCTGCTACTCGAATCGTGGGACACGCCGCTGATCATGACCAGCGCCAATCTCAGCGAAGAACCGCAATGCATCACAGTTGACGAAACCCGTCAGCGAATGCAGGGCATCGCCGATTACCTGCTATTACACAATCGCCCCATCGTAAACCGCGTCGATGATTCCGTTGCACGGATTCTTGCAGGCAAACCGCGCCTATTGCGCCGTGCGCGTGGCTATGCCCCCGAACCCCTCACTTTGCCAGCAGGCTTTGCGAATGCACCGCCACTCCTCGCTATGGGGGGCGAACTCAAAAACACGTTTGCACTGCTACGCGATGGGCAAGCCATTCTTTCACAACACTTAGGCGACCTCGAAGATGCTCGTACTGGGCGTGAATATACCCACACCTTGCGGCTCTACCGCGACCTATTCCAGCATCAACCGCAAGCCATTGTTGTCGATAAACACCCCGGCTACCGCTCCACTCAACTGGGGCAACAATGGGCGCGGGAACAAGGCTTGCCACTGATTGACGTGCAACATCACCACGCCCATGTTGCGGCTTGCATGGCAGAAAATGGCTGGTCGGTGGAGGGTGGCAAAGTGCTAGGCATCGTGTTGGATGGCTTGGGCTACGGCGATGATGGCACACTCTGGGGCGGTGAATTTTTGCTGGCAGATTACAGCAATTATGAGCGGATAGGGCATTTCAAACCCGTTGCCATGCCCGGCGGTACGCAAGCCATTTTGCAACCTTGGCGCAATACCTGGGCGCATTTGCACGCACTCGGTTGGTCAGAAGTCAGCACCTGTTTTGCCAATCTGGAGCTGATTCAATACCTGCAACAACAACCGTTGGCAACGCTGGAAACCATGTTGACGCGGGGGCTGAATTCCCCGTTGAGCAGTTCTTGTGGGCGGTTGTTTGATGCGGTGGCAGCAGCATTGAATTGCAGCCGCGACGGCATTAGCTACGAAGGGCAAGCGGCGCTTGAACTCGAAGCGCTTACGCCCGTGTGTTTGCTGAATATCGTACCTGCTTATCCCTTTGGTCTGGAAAAGAATGCGGCGGGTTGTTGGGAAATCGACCCCGCGCCGCTGTGGTATGAATTGCTCAAAGACCTGCAAACTGGCTATTGCCGCGAGGCGATTGCGGCACAATTCCATCAAGGTTTGATTCACGTTATTAGCGAGTTGGCACAACGTTTGTGGGTGGAATACCCGGAGATTCAAGCTGTCGCGTTGTCGGGTGGCGTGTTCCAAAATGCCATTCTGTTTAACGGCATCAGCCAGCGCCTGCAAGGGCTTGGGCAACAGGTACTTACCCACCAATACGTACCCACTAATGACGGTGGCATTGCCTTGGGTCAGGCTGTGATTGGCGCAATGCGTCAGAAGCAGGCATACTATGCGCCCTGA